The Caloenas nicobarica isolate bCalNic1 chromosome 8, bCalNic1.hap1, whole genome shotgun sequence genome contains the following window.
AAGGCTGTCATGCCTATGCAAATGCAAGCAAGGGTAATAGCAGATAGTTTTGTTCTGATTTGATTGTAACAATTGATATGGAGGAGCATTTGGATAGAAACATTCCTTTCTGGGGGTTTTGTCTTGCCATGAAGGACATTCAGAGTTTTGCAGTAATACACTAATAAGATAGAAACTTTGCTCAGAAATAAGTAATGTAGTGTAGCAAAGCTAAGTGTGCGTAAATGTATGAACAGTCATCAGCTGTAGCTTGGCCTGAACCCAAACAGGATATGAATTTTAACACATTGTCCATATGTTCTTTTTAAGCTCAGAGTGAAGCAAGCTGGGGTGAGCATTCAGAAGATTGTACCTGGCCTTCAGACCATGGGCATCTGCTTGGATCACTATTTCAGTATCGTTCATCCAGAGGTACCCTTCACAATCTCTAGCATTCAGAAATTCATCAACAGCCAATTTGTTTTCCAGACTAGAAGAGAGATGATGCCAGAATCATGGAAACAACGGCCAATGCTAGAGCTGAGAGGTACTTCTCTGTTTTCAATAGCATAAGTGCTCATATTAAATCAGGAATTATGCTGGAGTTGAACTAATGCCTTTCTGTGGACTCCTGGTTTCACACAAGTCCTATAAATGGCCTTGTCTTTGTGCAGTGAGGAGAGGATTAGGTGGTTCTGTTTAGAGAAAGAGTACTTTAAGATTCTTATAGACAAATTCTGCTAGTACCTTCTGCTTCACTGGGGACATGTGGTGGCAGGGACACAGTGCCAGCCTTCAGCTTCTGCTGGCGGAAGCCACCGGGCTCAGCACAGGGATGCACTGAGCTGTGTACAAGCAATGTCCGTGCCCCACCTCCCCATAGCTCTACACATCAGCCTGTGCACCTGACACAGAATCGCTCTGCACTGCTAAGAGTTTTCTTTGCCAAAGAAAATTACGGCTTTGTACGTGCAACGACATTTTAAACGCAGTTGCCCAGCAGAGGCAATGCCAGTTCACAGCTCAGGGATTGCATCGTGGGCACACACAGATGATAACGAGAAGGTGAGCACGACTCCTGCTGCGCGCAGGTCCCGGCTGCCAGGCAAGGGGCAGCGGGCAGCGCTTCAAGACGAAATCCCGATAAcattgctgcagctggaggaaagcaatGCCTTCCCCTGTGCCTTTGTACATTTTGATTCCTAAAATGTGAATACGTTTCATTCTTAATTTATGCCTCTGAGGGGAGTTATTTGCTATTGTCTGTGTTTCAAATGCAGATAAAAATAGATTAGttagctgtgcttttttttccctagtcgCATTTTTACATTCTGAGTTCTATCTTAACCCCCCAACATTACGCAGGAGTTTAccagttaaaattattttagcaaaaaaagatattttatttgttttgttttttactgagAGGAATGAGTATGGAATGACTCTCTGCTTTGTGTAATTAACTATAATAACATTTGTTTTAAGTATTCTGTGACCTCAATTTTGCTCCTCTGAACTATGTAATATGACCtaattttcccttctcttctttcacCTTTACTTAATGAGCATCAAATCTGGTATTCCTGAGATTCGGAAAAAAATAGGAGTTTAGGGAGACCTTGAAAAAAGTCATGTTACCAAAACAAGTAACTTTAACTAGTTACAGGTGTCATTTTACTTTCTATTATGCCATGAGGGTTAATTCGCATAGTATCTCTGATGCTCCAATCCTGTTAGTTTTCAAGGTGTTCATCCATTtgccctggggatggggagaaagagagaaagagagagagaaagagagagagagagagaaattccTGGGTTGTTGTTCAGAAACCAAGGATACttacaaagcaaataaagaataataataatagtaataaaatacatttaaaaaaaaaatcaaactcaaCCAAATctcaacaaagaaaacaaaaactcaaTTCCCCACCAAAAATCCTTTTAGGCATTTTTGTGCCTGCTTATTTAGACTAGCGTTTAGACTGAGAGCTCCAGCTTCCAAGAAGGGAAGCTCTGTTCACTTTACTGGGCCCATATTTTACCCACTGtgaaattagattttaaatgtttcacGTAATCATTGTGAGTCTCAGGTCCCCTGTCCACGAGTGACTAGATTCAGGAACAGCTCAAGaacagagaagagaggagaggagagatgtTGTGAGCATTGGGGTTCCTTTTGAAGAGGAGGGACCTGAAGCGTGGTTGGGCTCTGCTTAGCAGTTGCAATGAGTGAGGGACTGCTTTCTGGGTcctgaatttctttttatttgcctaGTGTACCTCCTCCAACAAGTCCACCTCTAATTCCAGGAAACAGGATGATTCCTGTGATGACCCAGACACTACAAAGAGGCACTGTCCTTAGAAATCAACCCCTAAAATTAACATCAGTAATACCGAGCATCATGTGAAAGTCCAAGCTGCTGAAAACTCTTACCGACACTTGTTTCAAACAGGCCAGATGATCTGGATGGAGTCCCTGCAGTGCATGCTCTATCTCTGTTCACCTTTGCTTCGCACTTTGCATGAACTGGAGGAGCGACAGATGCATATTGCAGATATTGCACCTCACGATGTGACCAGGGATCTGATTCTTCTCAATCAGCAGCGACTGGCAGAGATGGAGCTCTCTAACCAGctggagaggaagaaggaagagctgCGGATACTGTCGAAGCACCTGGAGGATGAGAAGAAGAAGACTGAAGCTCTGCTCTATGCCATGCTTCCTCAGCATGTGGCCAACCAGCTGAAAGAGGGGAAGCGAGTTGAGGCAGGTGAATGAACAGGAACCATTTGTGATGCATGATTTGTGCACCAGGTGATGTGGATGGAGAGGCCGGggtgctggcacagccccatCACCCCTGTTGTGGAGTGCAGTCTCTGCTTGGTGACACTCATGGGTAGGAGGAGGACCATAGACCCTTCATGTCACTGATAATAAGGAGTAGACTATTCTTTCAAACAAAGCTTTGGAAGCTATTTGCCAAAATTGTTCCCTAGGAGGTAaaaggtggcagcagctgcccgttcagggaaaaaaaagtcagtgtttcAGCAGTAAActgagattttgtttttaatggaggCATATATGGAAATGAGGGCTcaaaaatgaaaggaataaagaaacTGGTCTTTCCTAGAAAATTCTTTCAGTTCCTCTGTGCTATCTGTAAACCTAGAATCATCAAGATTCCCATTGTTAGTAGGGATAGCAAGCAAGAATAATCTTAAATTCCCTTTAGTAAGAACATATATGAAGTTAGGGTTAAAGAGCTAAGTATATCCTGAATGTGGGTGGACAAAGAGATGTATTCAGATGTCTGAATTGTTTGAGATGTGTGATGATTCTTACGTTAGATATACTCTTATATTGATATCTCTCTTTTGTATCAGCACCTGTATGATATGAGTATTACAACTGGTAGGTTGCATGTCCTAAAACAATGATGAGAAAGTAATCTTTGCAAACAGGTCTCAAACAGATGTTGTGATTACCCAGCCATTACAAGTACTCACTACTGGCCTTTCTGCCCACAGGAGAGTTCAAGGAGTGCACCATATTGTTCAGCGATGTTGTGACCTTTACCAACATTTGTGCCCAATGTGAGCCTATTCAGATAGTTCTCATGTTAAATTCAATGTACCTACGATTTGACAGACTGACCACAGTGCATGATGTGTACAAGGTATGTACTGGTTGATACAGGCTGTAGAAATactctagaaaatattttgctgggctgttttttgtttgtttgcttgtttgtttttaaatgcacttAAATCTTCTTGCCCAGCATGATTTTTGATAAACCGTAAAATATTGTGTAATTGTAGTGGCCGCACAGAGAAACTAAAAACCAGGTGGAGGTgtgattaaatatatttaaatttttttgacTGGAATGTAACTTCTAGCATGGGCTAGAATCTCTTTTCACGACACTACCACCAGAATGGCTGTTCTTTCATACATCTCTCTTTCCACTCTGAAATGCCTACCCAACATGACAGGACATCCTAGTTTATGGACCAATTTGAATAATTATCCTAGTTCTTTTAATTTAACCTGTTGGAAATTGGTCACTATGTCTTTGTCTCCTTTGTTGGGAAATAACATTATAAACAATACCCGGATAATACCTAgactttgttttgcttcatgGAGATCTTAGGTAATGGTATAGATCTCCTGCTGACCCCAAAGAGCATTAATTAGATCTAGACTGTAGTGTATGTGTTGTCTCCAAAACCTGCTGGAAAGATCAGAACCCTGATTAGCATATAATAATAGCATTATCAACATTTCCAGAGCTACCCAGATTTGATGAACTGAAGAACAAGTCCTCAGTTTGTCTGTCCCTTGTACATTAAATATTTAGGAAGGCAGAAATAGTAAAGTTTGAAATCCAAATCTCCTTCATTCCTTGCTCCGGCAAGGCAAGCAGTAAATTGTACTGGGAAATCAGAAGAATTTCTGCCTTGGCAAGGAAACTGTATTCAATAATTGAAGCATTCAAGATATGGCGCATAGATTTTAGGATAAATTAGCATTATATTCTATCTAAATCATAAATCATGAGCAAATTATCTGTCACTATAATAATCTCCTTTTGATGCCTGTATATAACTCCTATTAATATTGAAGGAGGTTACTAGGGTACAGAGAGAGAGGACGAGATTACTATTTCAGGGAATTGAGAAGGAAGTGAAATATTGAGATCAATCAAAGAAACTTGGCCCAAGCTTATAAACATGTGAAGTTACAAAAAGATCTTGTTAAATTAAATCTCCTaccacagctgaaaaataattaggGTATCTATTTGCATAAATAGCTTTTTACAGTTGTTTTAAATTCGTTATAGAAAATTACTGGCATTACTATGGGGTTGACTATCATGATAGAAGGCGTGTACAGGAACACATTTTTCTTGACTAATGTGCTGAACAGTTTAAAGTCATTATGTtaatgaaaaaacccaaagacgAAATTATGTTCCCGCTCTCCTATTGGTgttcatttttaagaaatccGATTAATCTAATTTAAATTACTGTCTTATTTACTGATGGTAAAAGTAACAAAGAAGTCTCATGAGAGCAGTTTAGAAAATTTCCTTACTGTATAACAGTCTTCTATGGTTAATTTTAAACATTCGAGAATTCTTGGTTTCAAATAGGCCTATTCTATTCCCAGCAAAATCTCTGTTATGGGGCCAAACCCCAAAGTATTTCTCAGGCACCTTAACATGCACTTCAAGGAGACTGGATGCCTGAAGAAGGACAAACCCTTCAGCATTTGTCTCACAAGCTGCAGCACGTTGTGGGAAAACAGCTGGTTGTAAGGAAGGATGCTCCCGATCTGCTTAGTTCACACTTTGTATTCTCTGCCATCCTGGAGACTGGAGGTTTCTTAAATTCATGTGAACCCCTTAATAACAGTCACCAGTGAACAGACTCCCTTGCTTTATTGTGgatcttcaaaaaataaatctcttttaaaaaagaaacatgtttttaacaCCCATTGTGAATTAGAGCTAATTAATTTCATCCAGCTATTGGATAACCTTCTGTCACAGGAATCTGTGCCTGGGGATAGTTCTTTGTGCATATAGGTCTGCCCCGAGTAAGTGGAAGACAAGAAATCTGACACTTTCACAGCACCCCTTACTCCTTAGGGTCTCATACTGATATCTGAAATGGGTCAAGTAAGCAGGGACAGAGTGCATTGCAGTTTTTAATATGGAGTCAAAGAAAGGATCTCCGTGTAAAGGAAACTCACACATGCTAGAGCTTTTTGGTGGTTGGAAACATCTTTTGGACGCAGGGGCAGTCAGTGCAGTTAAGAAGAGCCATGAACAGCAAAGCACTAACCTTAGCCAGATATATATAGCATGCTCATATGTTTGTCCCTCTCACTTAAAGGTGGAGACAATTGGAGATGCCTATATGGTTGTAGGTGGCGTCCCTGTCCCTGTTCCCACCCATGCCGAGCGAGTTGCTAACTTCGCCTTGGGGATTATAATAGCAGCTAAAGGAGTACAGAACCCGGTTTCCGGAAATCCTATCCAGGTGAGCTGTTAACACAAagatgtgtgtgtctgtctgctTCTTGGGTTGGGCTTCTGTTCAAGGTTTTGCAGTAGGACATCAAAGAGCTGCCTCGAACTACACTGTGACTTTGGTCCACACGGGCACATTTTTCTTGAAGAGCCTCTCCCTGTAGATATTTGATATTTCATTGGTGTCCAGTGTTGGTTTAGAATGAGCTTTTAGGTGATTGGACAGCATTAAGAAAGATGTTAAATAACAAGTGacatttttggggggtgttttaTGTCTTTGTAAAGATTAGAGTTGGGATCCATACAGGTCCTGTCTTGGCTGGAGTTGTTGGAGAAAAGATGCCTCGTTATTGCTTGTTTGGAGACACGGTGAATATAGCTTCCCGGATGGAGAGTCATGGTGTCCCGAATAAAATTCATCTAAGCTCCAGTGCCTATCAGTGAGTAACTATGATGGAAACTTTTCCTGTTCAAAGCTGTGCTAAGAAACACTGCCTTGacagctgcagctttcagaTGTAGATGACGCTGTCTTAATTCACTGATTTGTGCAGCTTacttataaagaaaaatcactgcttgCAGAGTTTTATATATTCTGATTATTTCACATGCACTTGTGTATGGACACAGAGGTTTGAGAGTCTCAATCCCAGAGatcaaaacagaaggaaaaaaataactgtgacAACTTACTTTGAAATACCGATAGAGTGACGTAGATGCTAGAAAAATGGTCAGAACATTTAATCTGACATCCTGACTCTGACTCAGGACAATAATTTCTGGtgaaatttttatttgcacTTACTAAGAATTAACTGCGTAAACCACTATACTATTCTTGCAGTGAGGAATTTACTTTCATAAAACTCATgtcaataaaaattaaatattatattttcaaGAATATTATCTCTGCATAAAATATGTATGCAAGAGGGGGAGGTGGAGACAAGCTACAAAGGAGGAATACAAAAGCATTGTCTGGGCACATAGGAATGATATTAGGAAAGCCAGAGCTCAGCTATCACCGAAATGGGCAAAGAAGGTTCAAGGGCAATAAAAGGAGCCTCTGCTATTTTAGCAGAAAAGTATAAATGGAAACATGAACCTTCTATGACAGGTGATTTAATGGCCATGCCCTGAATAAAGACTGAGTTACCCAAGGCCTCTCTTGCCTCAGTGTTCAAGGTCACTGCATGTAGAGTCAGGGTTCAAGGAGCAGGCGAAGTACCAGTATTGGAAGAGGATGAGATCAGGGCTCTTTTGAGAAATCTCAATCCTTAGAAGTGTATGGGAGCAGATGGGATGCTTCCAAGGGTAATGCAAGAGCTGGGTGATGGCATTACAGTGCTGCTGACTGTCATCTTTGGGAGGTCATGAAGATCAGCACTGTAGCATCTGAAGAAAGCCAGATGTTACACCTATCTTGATAAACTGcagggaggacaggctggggagctataggccagtcagcctcacatCAGTCCCAGTGAAAATCAAGTCCTGTTGGGAGCCATTTTTGAATACATGAAGAAGGCAATTGGGACTAGCCAGTCTGGATTTACCAGGAGTAAATCATGCTTGATGAACTTGGTTGCCTTCTCTGATGAAATGTCTGGAGGTAGTTCTGTCTGATATTGCCTGTTCTTAATTTCTGTTTACTGGTCAATAAAAACCCGCTCccatacagaaatatttgactATGCAATCCATCAATTTTTGATCAGGCTGTATGTGTAAAGCTATAAAAGCACAACAGGCTTGAATAAACAGTTGAAACAAACCCTCAGTTGTTCACAGATCAACACTGTTTTTCCCAAACTGTTGTGACTTGACTGCTTAGATTACAATACCTCTTCTAAAAAGTTAGTGTCATTTTTTGctaattttgaattttcatgTGTCATTTTGCTTCTGATATTTTAGATGCCTAAAATACAAGAATTTTGAGATGactgaaagaggagaaataGAAGTGAAAGGCAAAGGGAAAATGTACACATACTTCCTCgttagaaataaaactgcaactGAGAATGAGATTATGGGAAGGCCAGTGAAAGACTTAGATTCTGGCCATGAATCTGTTCAGTCTTTTCAAGAAGGCAGGACTGAAACAGTACCAAGTTGTCATCAGCCAGGTAGAGTCAGCTTGACGTATCTTTCCCTCCTTGAACAAACGAACATTAATACAACtcaattaaatataattttttttcttctttcagttacTCAGACTCAGCCAGAGAAGGACCAGACCCCAGCCATTGCAATGAAGTATATTGATGCCCCCCCAGAGGCACAAAACAGCctcaaaagaagaaatcaagcGAAAATTGCAGATTTAACAGGTAGTTATTTAGTTACCATCTAGCAAAGACAACAGAACTAGGAAGTAACTGAGGCTTAATGTTGCATCTTTGTTATATTCCTCTTCTGAATAACCATTGTTTTACTCAAGACAGAAATTCATGCTAATATATCTATGTGGGTGAAACTAACCCTTCTGCATGCTGCTTAGGGCCATACAAATTCACCTTCAGAGCAATCCCAGGTGTTAATTGTGCACTAGGGAGAAAGAAGCGGACATAGCTGTCAAACTCCAGAGACCTTCTGGCAGTGCTAACAGAAGGGATAAATGGTAGACAGCTCTTCACATGGGCAGACCCAACTGTTCATGTGTACATCtgtaccaa
Protein-coding sequences here:
- the LOC135991600 gene encoding guanylate cyclase soluble subunit beta-2-like, whose amino-acid sequence is MFMYLLLQYGFINTCLKSLVVEKYGEETWEKLRLQAGVQDSFLTFEVYKDEITMQLVDKACKILGVPADMVLREFGAYFFEFCKRSGYDHMLRTLGGNLYEFIENLDSLHSYLSLSYQEMNAPSFRVEKNEDGSMHLHYYSDRRGLCHIVPGIIGAAALDFFNIEISMEIVNETEEEERTGKKEHIVFLVTQNPVFSYKERKTFSSSPQYLADCEKQIENPLNTEDLEKAKNTIRDRGSSVCPVKKSHWKTIRGIITLGKGKLLRGFDPVYPKSLWIDTKTFCNGLPFHMVFDKELRVKQAGVSIQKIVPGLQTMGICLDHYFSIVHPEVPFTISSIQKFINSQFVFQTRREMMPESWKQRPMLELRGQMIWMESLQCMLYLCSPLLRTLHELEERQMHIADIAPHDVTRDLILLNQQRLAEMELSNQLERKKEELRILSKHLEDEKKKTEALLYAMLPQHVANQLKEGKRVEAGEFKECTILFSDVVTFTNICAQCEPIQIVLMLNSMYLRFDRLTTVHDVYKVETIGDAYMVVGGVPVPVPTHAERVANFALGIIIAAKGVQNPVSGNPIQIRVGIHTGPVLAGVVGEKMPRYCLFGDTVNIASRMESHGVPNKIHLSSSAYQCLKYKNFEMTERGEIEVKGKGKMYTYFLVRNKTATENEIMGRPVKDLDSGHESVQSFQEGRTETVPSCHQPVTQTQPEKDQTPAIAMKYIDAPPEAQNSLKRRNQAKIADLTGKSYDFKSDGSLHGNQHADDGPHPLNQRRVKPATEEPQIRNIRSNFCTLL